The Nocardia sp. NBC_00508 nucleotide sequence TCGCGAGCGACTGCAGCACTTCCTCGGCGACCGCTCCGGTCTCCGCACCCGCGGCGAGCCGAGCCAGGCGCGTCCAATAGACGGCGTGCCGCGCCGTGCCCCGATACCGGCGTACGGCTTCGACCGCCAACGTCGTCTTGCCGATGCCGCCCGGCCCGACCAGCGTGATCAGCCGAGCGCTCGGGGAGGCAAGCAGCGTGTCGATCTGCCGCAGTTCGGCGTGTCTGCCCACGAACTCGCCCGGTGCGGCGGGGCCGTTGCCACCGCCGCCGTTCACTTCCGACATGCCGACGCACCTATCGATCCAGAAACCACCGGGAGCAGCAGCTTAGTAGGCGCCGCCGGACAAAGTCCGCGCACAGCCCCGCACCAAGCCGAACCACGCCGCGGCAGCCGCAGAACGAGCACCACCAGACGAAGCCCGTCCCCCGCCCAGCGCCGGGCAGGGGCAGCGGCAGCAAGGGCGGCCGGAAAAAGCCCGTCCACGAACCCACACCCGGCCGGACGAGGCCCAGGCAGCCGCAGAACGAGCGCGCCAGGCAAGGTCCGCCCACTCCCCCACGCCGAGCGGAACGAATCCGAGACAGCCACCTAGCCAAGGTAGCCGCAGACAGGACGCAGCCAGACCGAGCCCGTCCTCAGACCGCGCAGGACCCAGCCGAGGCAGAGGTAGCCGCCGAAAAGGCGCAGCCGGACGGAGCCCGTCGGACCGCGCCGGACCGAGCGGAGGCTGAGGTAGCCGCCGAAAAGGCGCAGCCGGACGGAGCCCGTCGGACCGCGCCGGACCGAGCGGAGGCTGAGGTAGCCGCCGAAAAGGCGCAGCCGGACGGAGCCCGTCGGACCGCGCCGGACCGAGCGGAGGCTGAGGTAGCCGCAGAAAAGGCGCAGCCGGACGGAGCCCGTCGGACCGCGCCGGACCGAGCGGAGGCTGAGGCAACCGCAGAAAAGGCGCAGCCGGACGGAGTCCGTCCACAGACTGCGCCGGACCGAGCGGAGGCGAGGTAGCCGCCTAGCGATTCCGCGTCCCTCCCGCGCGCCCGCGTCTGGGCCGCCGCTCGGATTCGTACCGGACGCGATCGGCGAGTTCGTCGGGAATGTGGCCCGCGATGTCGGCGCGGGAGGCGATCATCAGCTTCTGCCGGATGGCCGCGACCTGCGCGTCGACCGTTCGGATGGAGCTGCGCCGCCGGGCCGCGATGGCGCTGTTGGGCCAGCCCGCCGCCGCGAGGACGGCGACGTCGCGTTCGGCCTGCGACAGCTCGCTCCAGCGCGACGTGCGCCGCCGCGGCGTGGGGCGGGAGGCGCTCGGCCGGTCCGGTCGCCGGGACGTCGGCGCCGAGTCCGTGGTCGGCCACCACAGCGCGTCGAGTTCGGGGCGTAGCCGAGTCCGGCGCTCGGCTGACGCGTATGCCCGGTCGCCGAGCACGGTGCGGGCGACCTCCGCGGCGCTGCGGATCTCGGCGGCGATCAGTGGCACCCGGTCGACGGCGATACCCATCGAACGCTGCCGGGTCTTGAAGCTCCCGACCAGATAGGCGATCTCGGTGGCCGCGGCAGTGGCCGCCGCGGGATCGCCACCGCTGACCCGCTCGGCGATGAGGACCTGGGCCAACGCCACGATGTGCGCGCCGACCGCCCAGCTCGCCGTCCAGGTGTCCTGCTCACCGCGGTGGCGGGTGAGCACCCCGTGGGTCATCGCCAGCGCCTCGGCGGCGGACCCGTGCTTGGCCAGCGCCACGGCGCGCGCGATCTCCGCCCACGCCGTCGACAGCGTCGAGCCCGACGACACCGACCGCTCCAGGAACCGCCCGGTGTTCTCCAGCGCTTGCTGCCGGTCGCCGACCAGCGCGGAGCAGAACGCCACGAACACGTCGCTGCGCTCGGCGCCGATCCGGTCGCCCTGCTCGGCGAACCTGTGGCGAGCCCGGGTGAGGACGGTGATCGCGTGCGGGTCGCCGCGTACCAGCATCAGCTCGAGTCCCCACATCCATTCCACCGGCGCGGGCAGTCCGAAATCCACGTCGGTGTAGCGCGGCCCCGACCCGGCCGGCGCGGTCACGCACTCGGCGAGCAACTGCGGGATGTTGTCGGTCCGCCCCTGCCACAGCGAGATCCAGCCGAGCAGCGCGGTGGCGAGGTCGGCGACCCCGGAGGGACCGAGCCCGGCCGCCCTGGTGGCTTCCAGCGCGCGTTCGGTCAGCCGGGTCAACGCGCCCGCACCGGATTTGACGAACGGGACCTTCATCGAGAGCAGAACGGTGGCGGTCTCCAGCGCGACCATGACCTCCGCCGGATCGGCGAGGCCGGATTCGATGCCGAGCACGATGTCGTTCCACGCCGACCGCGCCCATGCCAGCCAGGCCAGGTCGTGCGGGCCGAGCCACATGGCTTGTCCGGCGATGACCTTGTCCCGGAAATACCGGCGGTGCCGGGCGGCGAGCCGGTCGAACTCACCGCGGTCGCGGCGACGCAGCCGGTCGCGGGCGAACACGCGCACGCTTTCCACCAGGTACCAGCTGACCGTGGTCGCGGTCAGATGCGCCGACAGCAGCGATTGTTCGGTGAGCCGCTCCAGCAGGTGCTCGATCTCACGCGCGGGGAGGGAGTCGTCGGCACACACCGCGATCGCGGCGTCGAGTTCGATGCCGCCACGCACCGACTCGTCATCGGTCTCGTAGCCCGCGGCGAAGACCGACAGCCGCTCCAGCAGCAGTTGCTCGGGCGCGCTGCAGAGCGCGAAGGACCAGGCGACGACGTCGTAGACGCCGCGGTGGCGCTCCTCGGCGCCCGCTCGGGCCCCGTGCGTCCAGCCCAGGCGCTTGTCGTCGGCGTCGCCGGTGAGTTCCCGCAACACCATCACCGCTGGCTGATGCCGCAGCCGGGCCGCGGCCAGCCGGATGAACAGCGGGTTGTGGTCGACCCGGCGGCAGATCCGCGCGGCGACGGCGACCTGCTCGCGATCGTCCGGGAGCGCCCGCCCGATGAGTTCGGCTCGCTGGCGGAACAATTCGAGCGACTGGCGTGGCGACAGCGGCGGCACGGCCAGGATGTACTCGTCGACCCAGCCGATCGGTTCCCGGCTGGTGGCCAGGATGGTGAGTCCGGGCGCGGCATCCAGCAGTTCGGCGATCATGGCCGCGACCGCGCCGAGCAGGTGTTCGCAGTTGTCCAGTACCAGAACCGCGCCATCGGTGGAACGGTCACCGCTGGTGAAGGTGCGCACCAACGCGGCGTGGCTCGGCGGGGAGCTGAGGTCGGTGCGCACCGCCGACTGCATCACGTCCTGCGCGCTGGCGTCGCTATCGGCGTCCAGTTCGGCCAGGCGCGCCCAGTAGACCGGCCTGCGCCTGGTGCGCGAACCACGGCGCAGCGCCTCCGCGGCTAATCGCGTCTTCCCGATCCCACCGGGGCCGACCAGGGTGATCAGGCGGGCGTCGCTGTCCAGCAGCGCGCCCAGCCGGTCCAATTCCGTTTCCCGGCCGATGAATTCACTGGTGGACGCAGGCAGCACGTCGCCACGTGCCTGAACCACGGACATACAAACGAAAGTTAGCCGACGACGCGCCCACGCGCTGCGCAATCAGAGGTTAACGTTCGTCTCACTTCCGCGGGTGCGCGCACTACACCGTCGACGCCGAGGCCATCTGCTGGTAGTGCATCTGGACGACCGCGCTGTCGAAAGTCATCACATCGACCAGCTGCAGCCCCGAGGCCACCGCGGGCGTCGGGAACAGCGGGATGCCGCCACCGAGCAGGATGGGGTGGACGAACAGCCGGTACTCATCGATCAGATCGTGCTTCATGAACGCCGACGCCGTCTCCGCGCCGCCGAACAGCACCATGTCGCAGCCCGGCTGTGCGCGGAGAGCGGTGATCTGCTCGACCAGATCCTCCTGGACGATGCGGGTGTTCCACCCCGCGGTGGGCAGGGTGCGGGAGAAGACGAGCTTCGGTGTCTGTTTCCAGCACCGCGCGAAATCGACGTAGAACTCCGAGATCGCCGGATCCACGTCGGCGGTCGGCCAGAACGATGCCATGATCTCGTACGTCTTGCGGCCGTAGAGGAACAGGTCGGCCGAACGCAGTTCGTCGAGGAACGACTCGCACAATTCCTCATCGACCACTGGCCAGTGGATTTCCTGATCCGGTCCCTCCGCGAAGCCGTCGAGCGACATCTGCATCCACAGCGTCACGCTACCCATTGCCCACACCCATCTGCTGCCCTTGTGCGACGGTCAGATTGTCGGGGAGAGCGACACTTCGGCGCATCGGTAGGTCGGCGGAAGACATACTTAGGTAGACGACCATAGGTAGCGTCGCAACAATGCGAACGCGCGCCGAATCAGACCAATATACCGCTAATTAACGGCACGTTACTGTTACGTATCTCCACTGATGGGAATCTGAAACAGAAGTGCTTCCAGTGCGCTCCGAGTTTCGGCCGAACGCGCCGATCAGTCCTGCGGCAGCGCCTCGGAGAACTCGGTGTCTTCGTCGAGATACTTTGTGACGAAATGGTTTACGAGTTCCACAGCGGTCTCGCCGGGAATCACGCGGGTCGCGTCGAGCCGTTGCGCGAGATCGGCGACATCCGCTGGGCCGCGGCCGGAATCCTGGAACGACGCCCAGGCCGTGCGCCGGAAGAGGTCGACGAACCGGCGGGCGATCCGGTCGGCGTCGGCGCGCAGCTTTTCCAGCTCGCCGAGCACGTCATCGGGCGGCACGCCTGCGGCGGTCATGCGATCGAAGCTGTGCGCCAGCCTGCGATCGGCGATCCGATAGGTCGCCGCGTCCACCGGCTCGTACAGGCCCGTGGCGACCACCCGCGCCAGACCGTTGGGCACGTCGCGGTAACGCTCGGCGAGTTCGGTCGCCGCGATGGTCTCCCCGGCGTCGATGGCGGCCGTCTCGACCGCGCCGGGCTCGGCGACGCCGAGGATGTCACCCAGGTCGTCACCGCGGTCCCAGGCGTTGAGCAATTCCTTGATGCCGTTGAGTTTGATCCCCCGGTCGAGGAGCCTGCTGATGGTGCGCACCCGGTTCAGGTGGTCGGTGCCGTAGAACCCGGTCCGCCCCTTGACCTGCGGGGGCGGCAGCACACCGCGTTCGTGGTAAACGCGCAGGCTGCGCACGGTCGTACCGGCCTCCCGCGCCAGCTGGTCGATCGTGTACTCCGTACCCGCAGTCATACTTCAAGGAAACCACATCGCAACATGTCACGACCGCCGGTCCACGGCCATTGCCTGCGCGACCGTCCGGTCTCTAGCGACAAATCAGCAAACGACGCGGGTGCGGTGGCGGTCCGCCGCCCGGAGGCGCGGGGGACAAATCGTGGCCGACCGCCCTTCCCGCCCTTGGAAACCCGCGTCGTGCACCGGTTTTGCCGCTACGCCTATCCTTCCGGCATGGGTGAATCAGCGGGCCCTCCGGCCAGTATCGCCGACCGCGAGCGGGCGCTTCGCGAGCTGACCCAGCACTTGGGCGCGGGCCGCATCGGTCTGACCGAGTTCGACGAGCTCAGCGCGGTCGTCGCGGCCGCGACCAGCAAGGCTCAGCTGGCCGAGCTATTCGCCGAGCTGCCCGGCAGCACACCGCCCGCACCCGAGGTGACCCCGACCAATCCTCTGCCTCGCCTCGCCGTTCTGGCGGGAGCGGCCGCGGTGTTCTCGGTGGTACTCGCGGTGACCACCGGCAACTGGCTGTGGCTGCTGGTGATCCTGGCAGCGCCAGCGCTTTTCATGCTCACGGCGCGGACGACCTGAGGCCGGTCACCATCGCGACTTCGGCCGCACGGAGTTGGCCAGGTCGACCAAGCGGTACCGGTGCAGGCGATGCGGCGCGATCCGCGCCAGCGCACGCAGGCTGGACTCGAGCCCGCGTTGCAGCCCCAGCAAGGTGAACGGGAAACCGAGCAGGGTCGCGTCGGGGGCGGCCGATCGACCGCCGGCCCGCACCCACTCCAGCGCCGCCCCCACCACGATGACCTGCAGCTGCAGCGCTCGTGGCTCGTCCGGCGCGGCATCGAGGCGCGCCGCGGCCTCGAGCAGGTCGGCCTCCATCGTCTCCGGAATCGGTTGGGAGACCAACAGCAGGCACCCGGTCATCCGCGCCACGTTCTGATATCGCGAGGCCTCCGGCACCTGGTCCAGGACCTCCACGGCCTCCAGCAGGCCACCGTCGGCGGCGAGCCTGCGGGCCAAGCCGAAGGCCGCGCTCACCACGCCGTGGTTGGTCCGCCACACGGTGCGGTAGTACTCCTCGGCGAGCCCACCCCAGTGGTTGTCGCCGGCGGCGTCCCCGAGATGCTGCAGGGTGAGTTCCGCCGTGGCGGCCAGCGCCAGGGCGGGGGCGATCTCGCCGGGCAACATGCTGTGCACCAGATCGAAGTACTCGAAGGCGCGCTCGTACTGGCCGTCCAGCAGCGCGGCGATGGCGGAGTACCACTCGATGCGCCAGTCCGTGCCGTAGTCCGGCCGCAGATCGGCGAGCCGATCGCACGCGGGCACGACTTCACCGAGGTCGAGGTGCGCGCGCACCGCGGTGAGCGTGCCCTCCAGTTCGAAGGTCTCCGGCTCCCGGATCGTCCCGGAGACGATCCGGTCGGCGGTGCGGCGCAACGCGTCCAGGGCGTGCCTCGGGTCGCCGTGCAGAAGCGTGGACAGCAGGTCGGCGCTGGGGTCCTCGCCGTCGATCAACGGCACCGGCAGAGCCGCGACGACACTCGGTGCGTCCAGTGCGGGCAATCGGTGCCGCCCGTCGGCCATCCCGTCGGTCTGCCCGATCAGCGTCTCGATGCCGAAATCGCCACGCATCGCGCCGTATTCGAGTGACGCCTGAGGATGCTCCTTGAGCGTGTCGTAGGCGAGCACCATCCGCAGGACCCCGGCGAGCTGGCCGTACATCGAATAGGCGGTCGGGAAGCGGCGGCGCGGATCCGGATCGGTCGCACGCAGCAACAACCGGCGCAGCGCCGGGTAGCGCCGCAGCAGCGGCTGCTGCTCCGGCGACGGAATGCCGGGCAGCTGGTGACCGTCGGCGTTCTTGGGCATGTCCATGACCAGCGCGGCCAACGTCCGGCCGACGGTGTAGATGTCGGAGGCCACGGTCGGACCGGTCTCGGTGATCTCGGGCGCCTGGTAGCCGGGGGTGCCGTAGATGCTGCCGTAGGACTCCATCGCGGCGACCGCGCCGAGGTCGATCAGCTTGACCTCGTCCTCGCTGACCATGATGTTGTCCGGCTTGAGGTCGTTGTAGGCCAGGCCGAAGGAGTGCAGATAGTCCAGCGCGGGCAGGATCTCCATCATGAAGGCGATCGCCTCGGACACCGGAATACGTTCCGGCGCACGGAGATCCAGCATCTTCTTCAGCGAGCGCCCGCCGACGTACTCCATGACGATGTAGCCGTCGGCCACATCGCGGCCGGAGCGGTGCTTGACGAAGTTGTGGATCTTGACGATGCCGGGATAGGCCACCTCGGAGAGGAATTGGCGTTCGGCGAGGGCGACCACGTGCGCCTCGAAGTCGAGCGGGTTCTGCAACCCCTTGAGCACCACCCAGCGGTCGCTCACATTGCGATCGACGGCGAGGTAGATCCAGCCCAGCCCGCCGTGGGCCAGACAGCCCTGAACCTCGTACTGGTCGGCGACCATCTCGCCCGGTTGGAGCGAGGGCCGGAAGTTGAACGGGGAGCTGCATCGGCCGCACTCCCCCTCGACCGCGCCCCGCCCCGCATCGGTCGTACGGCCGACCGGCTGCTGACACTTCCAGCAAAACCGTTTGTGCTCGGGCACTTCCGGGTCTTGCATGACCGCGGTGCGCGGATCGAGCGGGCTCACTTTGGGCATGGACACCAGACCGCCGCCCAATCTTCGCACGCTCGGCCGCGAGCGCGCGCTGCGCCCGGAACCGGGTTCCGATTCGAGTTGACCGAGCAGCAACTCGGCGGTGCCGATGGTCGGCTCGGGTGCCGCGTCCGTCCCGTTCGCGTCGTCGGTCCAGAGTGCGGCGTCCGGAGCGGTCGAGGGGTCGACGACGCTCGGGGCCGAGTCCACGGCGACGGCACGTTTCGACCGGTCCTCGACGTACCGCGGCGTCGACCACGGATTGGGGAGTCGTGGGGCCACTTCGGTTTTGAGCAGGTGCCGAGTCGCCCAGGGGTGGGAAGTTCGCCGAGGCACCTCGGTGCCGCGCATTCGCCGATTCGCCCACGGATGCGCGGGCGGACGGTCGGAGGCGCTGGGGTGCTCCGGCATACGAACCTCTCAAACCCACCGTTGAATCGGTGTTTCATTCTGGTCCGCCGCCTGTCGATGCGCAGAGAGTTGTTCCCGGTACTGGGAATAGATCCGCCCCGGGCCGAAGACCCGGGGCGGATACTGGCTCACTCCTCGTCGGGCTTGTCGAGGATCACCACCGTGTCGGCACCCGGTGCGCGGCGCTGCGGCCGCTCGGCCAGGACCGGGAACTGCCCGGTGACACCCTGGCGGCTCGCCGCGATCTGCAGCACCCGCCTTCGGGCGAGGAACCAGCCGCCGACCAGCGCGGGAACCATGATGAGGAGCATCGCGATCACCGCGCCGCGCTGCAAATGGTCGTCGCTGAAGGCCATCAGGCCGACCACGGCCACCAAGAAGACCAGCGTCGCGAAGCTGGTGTACGGCGTGCCGATCAGCCGGAAGGACGGCCGTTCCACGCGGCCGGTGCGCGACCAGCGCCACAACTGCAACTGGCAGACCACGATCGCGGCCCACGCGAAGATGGTGCCGAGCGCCGACATGTTCAGCACGATCTCGAACGCCTGCTCCGGCACCACCGCGTTCAGGCCGACACCGATGAGCGCGACCGCGCCGGTGGCGAGGATGCCGACGTAGGGCACGCCGCCGCCGGACATCCGCGCCGCGATGGTGGGCGCGCTGCCGTTCATCGACATCGAGCGCAGGATGCGGCCGGTCGAGTAGAGACCGGCGTTCAGGCTGGAGAACGCCGCGGTCAGCACGACGAGGTTCATCACCGAACCGGCGCCATCCAGGCCGAGCCGCGAGAAGAAGGTGACGAAGGGGCTCTCCCCGCTCTTGAAGGCGGTGTAGGGCAGCAGCAGGGCGAGCAGGACCAGCGAACCCACGTAGAACAGCGCGATCCGGGCGATCACGGAGTTGATCGCGCGCGGCATGATCTTCTCCGGGTTCTCCGCCTCACCGGCCGCGGTGCCGACCAGTTCCACCGCGGCGTAGGCGAATACGACGCCAGTGGTGACCAGGACCAGCGGAAGCAGCCCACTGGGGAACAGTCCGCCGCTATCGGTGATGACACTCGGGCCGGTGACCTGACCGTCGACTTTGAAACGGCCCGCGAGGAACACCGTGCCGACGATCAGGAAGGTGACCAGGGCGACCACCTTGATCAGCGCGGCCCAGAACTCGAGCTCGCCGAACCACTTCACCGAGACGAGGTTGATGCTCACCACGACGGCCAAGGAGACCAGGGCGATCAGCCACTGCGGTATGGCCTCGAAAGCTCCCCAGTAATGGACATAGGTCGCGATGGCGGTGATGTCTACGATCCCGGTCATGCACCAGTGGAAGAAGTACATCCACCCGACCGCGAATGCCAGCTTCTCGCCGTAGAACTCACGAGCGTAGGAGACGAACGATCCGGAGGAGGGGCGATGCAGCACCAGCTCACCGAGCGCCCGCAGGATGAAGAACACGAATACGC carries:
- a CDS encoding tetratricopeptide repeat protein translates to MPEHPSASDRPPAHPWANRRMRGTEVPRRTSHPWATRHLLKTEVAPRLPNPWSTPRYVEDRSKRAVAVDSAPSVVDPSTAPDAALWTDDANGTDAAPEPTIGTAELLLGQLESEPGSGRSARSRPSVRRLGGGLVSMPKVSPLDPRTAVMQDPEVPEHKRFCWKCQQPVGRTTDAGRGAVEGECGRCSSPFNFRPSLQPGEMVADQYEVQGCLAHGGLGWIYLAVDRNVSDRWVVLKGLQNPLDFEAHVVALAERQFLSEVAYPGIVKIHNFVKHRSGRDVADGYIVMEYVGGRSLKKMLDLRAPERIPVSEAIAFMMEILPALDYLHSFGLAYNDLKPDNIMVSEDEVKLIDLGAVAAMESYGSIYGTPGYQAPEITETGPTVASDIYTVGRTLAALVMDMPKNADGHQLPGIPSPEQQPLLRRYPALRRLLLRATDPDPRRRFPTAYSMYGQLAGVLRMVLAYDTLKEHPQASLEYGAMRGDFGIETLIGQTDGMADGRHRLPALDAPSVVAALPVPLIDGEDPSADLLSTLLHGDPRHALDALRRTADRIVSGTIREPETFELEGTLTAVRAHLDLGEVVPACDRLADLRPDYGTDWRIEWYSAIAALLDGQYERAFEYFDLVHSMLPGEIAPALALAATAELTLQHLGDAAGDNHWGGLAEEYYRTVWRTNHGVVSAAFGLARRLAADGGLLEAVEVLDQVPEASRYQNVARMTGCLLLVSQPIPETMEADLLEAAARLDAAPDEPRALQLQVIVVGAALEWVRAGGRSAAPDATLLGFPFTLLGLQRGLESSLRALARIAPHRLHRYRLVDLANSVRPKSRW
- a CDS encoding dihydrofolate reductase family protein, translating into MGSVTLWMQMSLDGFAEGPDQEIHWPVVDEELCESFLDELRSADLFLYGRKTYEIMASFWPTADVDPAISEFYVDFARCWKQTPKLVFSRTLPTAGWNTRIVQEDLVEQITALRAQPGCDMVLFGGAETASAFMKHDLIDEYRLFVHPILLGGGIPLFPTPAVASGLQLVDVMTFDSAVVQMHYQQMASASTV
- a CDS encoding ATP-binding protein — translated: MSVVQARGDVLPASTSEFIGRETELDRLGALLDSDARLITLVGPGGIGKTRLAAEALRRGSRTRRRPVYWARLAELDADSDASAQDVMQSAVRTDLSSPPSHAALVRTFTSGDRSTDGAVLVLDNCEHLLGAVAAMIAELLDAAPGLTILATSREPIGWVDEYILAVPPLSPRQSLELFRQRAELIGRALPDDREQVAVAARICRRVDHNPLFIRLAAARLRHQPAVMVLRELTGDADDKRLGWTHGARAGAEERHRGVYDVVAWSFALCSAPEQLLLERLSVFAAGYETDDESVRGGIELDAAIAVCADDSLPAREIEHLLERLTEQSLLSAHLTATTVSWYLVESVRVFARDRLRRRDRGEFDRLAARHRRYFRDKVIAGQAMWLGPHDLAWLAWARSAWNDIVLGIESGLADPAEVMVALETATVLLSMKVPFVKSGAGALTRLTERALEATRAAGLGPSGVADLATALLGWISLWQGRTDNIPQLLAECVTAPAGSGPRYTDVDFGLPAPVEWMWGLELMLVRGDPHAITVLTRARHRFAEQGDRIGAERSDVFVAFCSALVGDRQQALENTGRFLERSVSSGSTLSTAWAEIARAVALAKHGSAAEALAMTHGVLTRHRGEQDTWTASWAVGAHIVALAQVLIAERVSGGDPAAATAAATEIAYLVGSFKTRQRSMGIAVDRVPLIAAEIRSAAEVARTVLGDRAYASAERRTRLRPELDALWWPTTDSAPTSRRPDRPSASRPTPRRRTSRWSELSQAERDVAVLAAAGWPNSAIAARRRSSIRTVDAQVAAIRQKLMIASRADIAGHIPDELADRVRYESERRPRRGRAGGTRNR
- a CDS encoding amino acid permease encodes the protein MTTVRPPAEAPAPAAAGLHAEDAGYHKALRPRQLQMIAIGGAIGTGLFLGAGGRLASAGPGLFIVYAVCGVFVFFILRALGELVLHRPSSGSFVSYAREFYGEKLAFAVGWMYFFHWCMTGIVDITAIATYVHYWGAFEAIPQWLIALVSLAVVVSINLVSVKWFGELEFWAALIKVVALVTFLIVGTVFLAGRFKVDGQVTGPSVITDSGGLFPSGLLPLVLVTTGVVFAYAAVELVGTAAGEAENPEKIMPRAINSVIARIALFYVGSLVLLALLLPYTAFKSGESPFVTFFSRLGLDGAGSVMNLVVLTAAFSSLNAGLYSTGRILRSMSMNGSAPTIAARMSGGGVPYVGILATGAVALIGVGLNAVVPEQAFEIVLNMSALGTIFAWAAIVVCQLQLWRWSRTGRVERPSFRLIGTPYTSFATLVFLVAVVGLMAFSDDHLQRGAVIAMLLIMVPALVGGWFLARRRVLQIAASRQGVTGQFPVLAERPQRRAPGADTVVILDKPDEE
- a CDS encoding DUF1707 SHOCT-like domain-containing protein produces the protein MGESAGPPASIADRERALRELTQHLGAGRIGLTEFDELSAVVAAATSKAQLAELFAELPGSTPPAPEVTPTNPLPRLAVLAGAAAVFSVVLAVTTGNWLWLLVILAAPALFMLTARTT
- a CDS encoding MerR family transcriptional regulator — its product is MTAGTEYTIDQLAREAGTTVRSLRVYHERGVLPPPQVKGRTGFYGTDHLNRVRTISRLLDRGIKLNGIKELLNAWDRGDDLGDILGVAEPGAVETAAIDAGETIAATELAERYRDVPNGLARVVATGLYEPVDAATYRIADRRLAHSFDRMTAAGVPPDDVLGELEKLRADADRIARRFVDLFRRTAWASFQDSGRGPADVADLAQRLDATRVIPGETAVELVNHFVTKYLDEDTEFSEALPQD